A part of Ammospiza caudacuta isolate bAmmCau1 chromosome 5, bAmmCau1.pri, whole genome shotgun sequence genomic DNA contains:
- the FAM107B gene encoding protein FAM107B, translating into MAEPDYIDDDNPELIRPQKLINPVKSSRNHQDLHRELLMNQKRGLAPQNKPELQKVMEKRKRDQVIKQQKEEEAQKKKSDLEIELLKRQQKLEQLELEKQKIQEEQENAPEFVKVKGNLRRTVQEATEAPDS; encoded by the exons ATGGCTGAACCAGACTACATAGATGATGACAATCCTGAATTAATTAGACCTCAGAAATTAATTAATCCTGTGAAGTCATCCCGGAATCATCAAGATCTCCATCGAGAGCTGCTTATGAATCAGAAAAG GGGTCTTGCACCTCAGAACAAACCAGAGCTACAGAAGGTGATGGAGAAAAGGAAACGAGATCAGGTTATTAAACAACAGAAAGAAGAGGAAGCCCAGAAGAAGAAGTCAGACCTGGAAATAGAATTACTGAAACGGCAGCAGAAACTGGAGCAG CTGGAACTGGAGAAGCAGAAGAtacaggaagagcaggaaaacgCTCCTGAATTTGTCAAAGTCAAGGGCAACTTGAGGAGGACGGTCCAGGAAGCAACAGAAGCACCAGACTCCTAG